One Pseudomonas abieticivorans genomic region harbors:
- a CDS encoding GNAT family N-acetyltransferase, with translation MTTELHWKPAVHPVAKTLEGRYMRLEKLDPRRHGADLWEVLQGELRDQKLWDYLPYGPFTEREPFDIWLDTYAISNDPMGFCVIDKDTGQAQGILSLMSIVPEHGRIEIGHVAFSAAMQRTPKGTEAIYLLGKLAFDQGYRRLEWKCNNDNARSKSAALRFGFSFEGIFRQHMVVKGKNRDTAWYSITDQEWPAIAQAFEAWLAEDNQAPSGQVKTLAELRQA, from the coding sequence ATGACGACCGAATTACACTGGAAACCTGCCGTACACCCGGTGGCAAAAACCTTGGAAGGGCGTTACATGCGCCTGGAAAAACTCGACCCGCGCCGCCATGGCGCCGACCTGTGGGAAGTACTGCAAGGCGAACTGCGCGACCAGAAGCTCTGGGATTACCTGCCTTACGGGCCCTTCACCGAGCGCGAGCCCTTCGACATCTGGCTCGACACCTATGCCATCAGCAATGACCCGATGGGCTTTTGCGTGATCGACAAGGACACCGGCCAAGCGCAAGGCATCCTCAGCCTGATGTCCATCGTGCCGGAGCACGGGCGTATCGAGATCGGCCACGTGGCCTTCAGCGCCGCCATGCAGCGCACGCCCAAGGGCACCGAGGCCATTTACCTGCTGGGCAAGCTGGCGTTCGACCAGGGTTACCGACGGCTGGAGTGGAAGTGCAACAACGACAACGCCCGCTCCAAATCGGCGGCGCTGCGTTTTGGCTTCAGTTTCGAAGGCATCTTCCGCCAGCACATGGTGGTAAAAGGCAAGAATCGCGATACCGCCTGGTATTCGATCACCGACCAGGAATGGCCGGCCATCGCCCAGGCCTTCGAGGCCTGGCTGGCAGAAGACAACCAGGCCCCCAGCGGCCAGGTCAAAACCCTGGCCGAACTGCGTCAGGCGTAA
- a CDS encoding homocysteine S-methyltransferase family protein, whose amino-acid sequence MSENSVVILDGGMGRELQRRGAPFRQPEWSALALTEAPQHVQAVHAAYIESGANVITTNSYAVVPFHIGEALFATQGQALAAVAGTLARKAADAAQGTVQVAGSLPPLFGSYRPDLFEAARVGEILQPLVNGLAEHVDLWLAETQSSIAEAQAIRAGLPQDGKPFWLSFTLQDEDTDEVPRLRSGEPVAEAAQAAAALGVATLLFNCSQPEVIGAAIDAAKATFERLGVDIKIGAYANAFPPQPKDAKANDGLDELRDDLDPPGYLHWASNWRQRGASHLGGCCGIGPEHIAVLAGQLK is encoded by the coding sequence ATGAGCGAAAATTCTGTAGTGATTCTCGATGGCGGCATGGGCCGCGAACTTCAGCGTCGCGGGGCGCCGTTTCGGCAGCCCGAGTGGTCGGCCCTGGCGTTGACCGAGGCACCACAGCACGTTCAGGCCGTGCACGCGGCCTATATCGAAAGCGGTGCCAACGTGATTACCACTAACAGTTACGCGGTGGTGCCGTTTCACATCGGCGAGGCTCTTTTCGCCACGCAAGGGCAGGCGTTGGCGGCGGTAGCCGGCACTTTGGCGCGCAAGGCGGCTGATGCGGCCCAGGGCACGGTGCAGGTGGCGGGTTCACTGCCACCGCTGTTTGGTTCCTACCGCCCCGACCTGTTTGAAGCGGCGCGCGTGGGTGAAATCCTTCAGCCGTTGGTCAATGGCCTGGCCGAGCATGTGGACCTGTGGTTGGCGGAGACGCAAAGCTCGATTGCCGAAGCCCAAGCCATTCGCGCAGGGCTGCCGCAGGACGGCAAGCCGTTCTGGCTGTCGTTCACCCTTCAAGATGAAGACACCGATGAAGTGCCGCGCCTGCGTTCGGGCGAACCGGTTGCTGAAGCGGCGCAAGCGGCTGCAGCGCTGGGCGTGGCCACACTGCTGTTCAACTGCAGCCAGCCGGAAGTGATCGGCGCGGCCATCGACGCTGCCAAAGCCACGTTCGAGCGCCTGGGTGTGGATATCAAGATCGGTGCCTATGCCAACGCCTTCCCGCCGCAACCCAAGGATGCCAAGGCCAACGATGGCCTCGACGAGTTGCGTGATGACCTCGACCCGCCGGGCTACCTGCATTGGGCGAGCAACTGGCGCCAACGCGGCGCCAGCCATTTGGGCGGTTGCTGCGGTATTGGCCCGGAACACATTGCCGTGTTGGCCGGGCAGTTGAAATAA
- a CDS encoding ABC transporter substrate-binding protein, whose amino-acid sequence MKLRTLLGIGLVTLAASTQALAGATLQRVEQKKELVGVLMESYPPFSFLNDQNQLDGFDVDVAKAVAQKLGVKLRLETPSWDVIAAGHWSGRYDICICSMTPSKARAQVFDFPVEYYASPAVIVVNAKDERIHSAKDLSGLKVGLTSASSYESYLNKNLVIEGKEDTPLVYPFDNVQIAPYDTDNVAFQDLGLGAGVRLDAILTNLVTAQPRLDQDKRFKIAGAPLYEEPNSVAIEKGDAEWDAKVRQVFADLRQDGTLSKLSQKWIGADISK is encoded by the coding sequence TTGAAACTTCGCACTTTGCTGGGCATTGGCCTTGTCACGCTGGCCGCATCCACTCAAGCCCTGGCGGGTGCCACCCTGCAGCGCGTGGAACAGAAAAAAGAGCTGGTCGGCGTGCTGATGGAAAGTTATCCACCGTTCTCTTTCCTCAACGATCAGAACCAGCTCGATGGTTTTGACGTCGACGTGGCCAAGGCCGTGGCGCAGAAACTGGGCGTCAAGCTACGCTTGGAAACCCCGTCCTGGGACGTGATCGCCGCAGGCCATTGGAGCGGGCGCTATGACATCTGCATCTGCTCCATGACCCCGAGCAAGGCCCGCGCGCAGGTCTTCGATTTCCCCGTCGAGTATTACGCTTCGCCCGCCGTCATCGTGGTCAATGCCAAGGATGAGCGCATCCATTCGGCCAAAGACCTCAGCGGCCTGAAAGTCGGCCTTACCAGCGCCTCCAGCTACGAGAGCTACTTGAACAAGAACCTGGTGATCGAGGGCAAGGAAGACACCCCCCTGGTGTACCCGTTCGACAACGTGCAGATCGCCCCGTACGACACCGACAACGTCGCCTTCCAGGACTTGGGCCTTGGCGCCGGCGTGCGCCTGGACGCCATCCTGACCAACCTGGTGACTGCACAGCCACGGCTGGACCAGGACAAGCGCTTCAAGATCGCCGGCGCGCCGCTGTATGAAGAACCCAATTCGGTGGCCATCGAGAAAGGCGATGCCGAGTGGGACGCCAAGGTGCGCCAGGTATTTGCCGATTTGAGACAGGACGGCACCCTGAGCAAACTGTCGCAAAAATGGATTGGCGCCGACATCAGTAAATGA
- a CDS encoding PLP-dependent aminotransferase family protein, with amino-acid sequence MQALSLPFDPAGLVLDRRRGLSRQLYQALRQRVLEGQLGGGTRMPASRDLAAALGISRNTVMRAYDQLYAEGFIEGRVGDGTYVAQLAHIGGPAKKLSTKLSTGLSLGLSTGLSTISSEITGVTSSKKAETRALENLETHHLPPFRQGAPRAFRVGLPAMDLFPFEVWAKLYGAFWRNPDLARLGYGDPAGEPKLRQLIAAYLRSSRGMNCTAEQIVITSGAQEAIGLCAQLLLDAGDRVAIENPGYRAAAHAFTNAGATLCGVPVDNDGLDCAALAQMAPCRMVYTTPAHQYPTGVTLSLARRLALLAWAEQHQSWIIEDDYDSEYRYSGAPLAPLAALDRQGRVLYVGTFGKVAFPALRLGYLVLPAALVEPFARRRSVSVRHSEIGTQAVMAEFIAKGHFQRHIRRMRRAALSRRDTLLKHWPVGIAGIGPMPEVAAGLHLSVPVESLAREQQLIRLAEQVDVEINGLSSYWLPASPEPHAGLVLGFAAVDSSAIVAALARLREVWRS; translated from the coding sequence ATGCAAGCCTTGTCGTTGCCCTTTGATCCGGCTGGCCTGGTGCTGGACCGCCGTCGTGGCTTGAGCCGCCAGCTTTACCAAGCGTTGCGCCAGCGGGTGCTGGAGGGGCAGTTGGGTGGTGGCACGCGCATGCCGGCCAGCCGCGATCTGGCCGCAGCCTTGGGTATTTCGCGCAATACGGTGATGCGTGCGTACGATCAGCTGTATGCCGAAGGCTTTATTGAAGGCCGTGTTGGCGACGGGACTTACGTTGCGCAACTGGCGCACATTGGCGGCCCTGCAAAAAAACTATCCACAAAACTGTCCACAGGGTTATCCCTGGGGTTATCAACAGGTTTATCCACAATTTCATCAGAAATCACTGGAGTTACATCCAGTAAAAAGGCTGAAACCCGTGCCTTGGAAAACCTTGAGACGCATCATTTGCCGCCTTTCAGGCAGGGTGCTCCACGCGCATTCCGGGTGGGCCTGCCGGCCATGGATCTGTTTCCATTTGAGGTGTGGGCCAAGCTTTACGGGGCTTTCTGGCGAAACCCGGACCTGGCCAGACTGGGCTACGGCGATCCGGCCGGCGAACCAAAATTACGCCAGTTGATAGCTGCTTACTTGCGCAGTTCGCGGGGGATGAATTGCACGGCTGAGCAAATAGTGATCACCAGTGGCGCACAGGAGGCCATAGGGCTTTGTGCACAGCTGCTGCTGGACGCTGGCGACCGCGTGGCAATCGAGAATCCGGGCTACCGCGCCGCTGCACATGCCTTTACCAATGCCGGTGCCACCTTGTGCGGCGTGCCTGTGGACAACGATGGCCTGGACTGCGCAGCATTGGCGCAAATGGCACCCTGCCGGATGGTCTACACCACCCCCGCGCACCAGTACCCCACCGGCGTTACCCTGAGCCTGGCGCGGCGCCTGGCGTTGCTGGCGTGGGCCGAGCAGCACCAGAGCTGGATTATCGAAGACGACTACGACAGCGAGTACCGCTACAGCGGCGCACCACTGGCGCCGTTGGCGGCACTGGATCGCCAGGGGCGCGTGCTGTATGTGGGCACGTTCGGCAAGGTGGCCTTCCCGGCGCTGCGCCTGGGCTACCTGGTTTTGCCTGCGGCGCTGGTGGAGCCGTTCGCGCGCCGGCGTAGTGTTTCGGTACGGCACTCGGAAATAGGCACCCAGGCGGTGATGGCCGAGTTTATTGCCAAGGGCCATTTCCAGCGGCACATTCGCCGTATGCGCCGCGCTGCCTTGAGCCGCCGGGATACCCTGCTCAAGCATTGGCCCGTGGGTATCGCCGGTATAGGGCCGATGCCCGAAGTCGCGGCCGGGCTGCACTTGAGCGTGCCGGTCGAGAGCCTGGCGCGCGAGCAGCAATTGATTCGGCTGGCAGAACAGGTGGATGTCGAAATCAATGGCTTGAGCAGTTACTGGCTTCCTGCTTCACCCGAGCCACACGCTGGCCTGGTGCTGGGTTTCGCGGCTGTGGATAGCTCTGCCATCGTTGCGGCGTTGGCCCGGCTGCGGGAGGTGTGGCGGAGTTGA
- a CDS encoding GNAT family N-acetyltransferase, producing the protein MSAIEIRPVSSADHQHWLPLWQAYQRFYQTQIPQQVSDVTWQRMLDPAEPINAALAWENGKAIGMVHFIYHRSCWTVENSCYLQDLIVADGQRGKGIGRQLIEHVYATARENDCVKVHWLTHETNATAILLYERIAERPGFIQFRQAL; encoded by the coding sequence ATGTCCGCTATCGAGATCCGCCCAGTGAGCAGCGCCGACCACCAACATTGGCTGCCGTTGTGGCAGGCCTATCAACGCTTTTACCAGACCCAGATACCGCAGCAGGTGAGCGACGTCACCTGGCAACGCATGCTCGACCCGGCAGAGCCGATCAACGCGGCGCTGGCCTGGGAGAACGGCAAGGCCATTGGCATGGTCCACTTTATCTACCACCGCTCATGCTGGACGGTGGAGAACTCCTGTTACTTGCAGGATTTGATCGTGGCCGACGGCCAGCGCGGCAAAGGCATCGGCCGCCAGTTGATCGAACATGTGTACGCGACCGCTCGCGAAAACGATTGCGTCAAAGTGCATTGGCTCACCCACGAAACCAATGCGACCGCTATCCTGCTATACGAGCGTATTGCCGAACGACCCGGCTTCATTCAATTTCGCCAGGCTCTTTAG
- a CDS encoding FMN-binding negative transcriptional regulator → MYIPSAFKDQDLARLHQQIEQTRLAILVTQGANGLLANHIPLLLHADEGPHGTLHGHLARANPQWQDLADGAQALVIFSGADAYVSPGFYPSKAEHGKAVPTWNFLAVHAYGQAEVFSEPARLKALVSELTDRHEAGQAKPWAVSDAPADYIDGMLKAIVGFALPISRLEGKRKLSQNRSQADVQGVAQGLAASDDPQDRQLAQLMNT, encoded by the coding sequence ATGTACATACCTAGCGCATTTAAAGACCAAGACCTTGCCCGCCTGCACCAGCAGATCGAGCAGACGCGCCTGGCGATTCTGGTGACCCAGGGGGCTAACGGCCTGCTGGCCAACCATATCCCACTGCTTCTGCATGCCGACGAAGGCCCCCATGGCACCTTGCACGGCCATCTGGCGCGGGCCAACCCGCAGTGGCAAGACCTGGCAGATGGCGCGCAAGCCCTGGTGATCTTCAGTGGCGCGGACGCTTACGTCAGCCCGGGCTTCTACCCCAGCAAGGCGGAACACGGCAAGGCGGTGCCCACCTGGAATTTCCTGGCGGTGCACGCCTACGGTCAGGCCGAAGTATTCAGCGAGCCTGCGCGATTGAAAGCGTTGGTCAGCGAACTGACCGACCGCCACGAAGCCGGCCAGGCGAAACCCTGGGCGGTGAGCGATGCCCCGGCGGACTACATCGACGGCATGCTCAAGGCCATTGTCGGCTTCGCCCTGCCGATCAGCCGCCTGGAGGGCAAGCGCAAGCTTAGCCAGAACCGCAGCCAGGCCGATGTTCAGGGGGTGGCCCAGGGCTTGGCCGCCAGCGACGACCCGCAAGATCGGCAACTTGCTCAATTAATGAACACCTGA
- a CDS encoding amino acid ABC transporter permease — protein sequence MTSFEPPRPPQPVNETLLQRIFGFRTRLYLTWAAMFVLFAGFFLSFDLKFSVILDKLPNLVGYHLAPNGFLQGAALTLFLCLCSIVASVLLGFVTALARLSSSAVAFGIASFYASFFRGTPLLIQILLIYLGLPQLGVVPGAISAGIIALSLNYGAYLSEIFRSGIIGVAPGQGEAARALGLRPAVIFWRITLPQAMRTIIPPTTNQFISMLKDSSLISVMGVWEVMFLAQSYGRSSYRYIEMLTTAAIIYWIMSIGLELLQSRLEKHYGKAYSQQR from the coding sequence ATGACTTCCTTCGAGCCCCCTCGCCCACCGCAACCGGTAAACGAAACCCTGTTGCAGCGCATCTTCGGCTTTCGCACCCGGCTGTACCTGACCTGGGCGGCGATGTTTGTGTTGTTTGCCGGGTTCTTCCTGAGCTTTGACCTGAAGTTCTCGGTAATCCTGGACAAGCTGCCAAATCTTGTGGGCTACCACCTGGCGCCCAACGGCTTCTTGCAGGGCGCCGCGCTGACGCTGTTTTTGTGCCTGTGCTCGATCGTGGCATCGGTGCTGCTGGGTTTCGTCACTGCGTTGGCGCGCTTGTCGAGCAGCGCGGTGGCCTTTGGCATCGCCAGTTTCTACGCCTCGTTCTTCCGTGGCACGCCGCTGTTGATCCAGATCCTGCTGATCTACCTGGGGCTGCCGCAACTGGGCGTGGTACCCGGAGCCATCAGTGCGGGCATCATCGCCCTGTCGCTGAACTATGGCGCCTACCTGAGCGAGATCTTCCGCTCCGGCATCATCGGCGTAGCCCCCGGCCAAGGCGAGGCGGCACGCGCCCTGGGCCTGCGCCCGGCAGTGATCTTCTGGCGCATTACCCTGCCCCAGGCGATGCGCACCATCATCCCACCCACCACCAACCAATTTATCTCGATGCTCAAGGACTCTTCACTGATCTCGGTGATGGGTGTGTGGGAAGTGATGTTCCTGGCGCAGAGCTATGGCCGCTCCAGTTATCGCTACATCGAGATGCTGACAACGGCTGCAATCATTTACTGGATCATGTCGATCGGCCTGGAATTGCTGCAATCGCGCCTGGAAAAGCACTACGGCAAAGCCTACTCGCAGCAACGTTAA
- a CDS encoding autotransporter outer membrane beta-barrel domain-containing protein, with protein sequence MPPAQNRLALTFALLGGSGLASAAPIVISTATTASQTLSGATALTVTSTGSITNASKAVSLKDATSDAGVVVDNAGTIQSSGGRAIDSSGDITQARNYSITNRSGASILGYDDALRINSNFASGSILIDNSGTIRSSTGQGIDLDAVRSAGVTTTIYNRAGALIRGDASDGIKTGGNATLYNYGKISTGDSLTDDQKYDGVDIDSATGVTVYNYGDISGGRHGITTDLGATLYNYGTLTGRNGSGFGSDGDGTVYNHGTITGAYSGLKTNGDGDGVDIDGVGHVENYGVIQGTGAGGVDKNGFANGSEGIAMGGGYILNASGALISGANNAILVDDGSDGPGVAATYLENHGTIQGLAGFGVKFVGEYADTVVNDGLISGSNGLALSLGGGNDTLILRSGSRFDGLVDGGSGYDSVILDDARGGSFGASQNFEWLNVSQGTWTLTGLGDFSDGGEVASGAKLINQGSIAGTLTVDSGGVYAGGGRVGNLTLASGATLAFAVSADGSSTPVQVTGTANLNGATLAINPSPGEYPWQNHYAVLQAGSVNGTFAKVTSDYAFLTPTLSYTPTQVDLEYDRNDIAFASYASTANGANAASSLAGLSQGALYNALLNTTTATAGAAIEQLSGNSTASLGAATLTGAAQVGSTMLAAMQQMGSGSSLLVGLNAKEGPVLASNGVPDSARNLNDPNAQSRVWVQALGSYGKLDGANGGSALTQRTRGSVLGADWAATSDWRIGVLGGYSKTDLDTTGVDGSVDSWHLGAYAQRLSGPYALRLGAAYSTHDGDSKREVAFNGFTDTPRGDYDANSQQAFAELGYSLGRGRLSAEPFANLGYQRYHRDRYSEKGGAAALQVDATTQDNFSSTLGVRLAHLSQLDNGISLTPRMSLGWRHTYGDVDSTTRQAFLQGGSAFSVQGTALDRDSLLVEAGVDVGLTARQSVGLGYSGEMGSNSQNHAVIGQYQFRF encoded by the coding sequence ATGCCCCCTGCGCAAAATCGTCTCGCCCTGACCTTCGCCTTGCTTGGCGGCAGCGGCCTGGCCAGCGCCGCGCCCATTGTCATCAGCACTGCCACTACGGCCAGCCAAACCCTGAGCGGTGCGACGGCATTGACGGTGACGTCGACCGGCAGCATCACCAACGCCAGCAAGGCCGTGAGCTTGAAAGACGCCACCAGTGACGCCGGCGTGGTGGTGGATAACGCCGGCACGATCCAGTCCAGTGGCGGGCGGGCCATCGACAGCAGCGGCGACATAACGCAGGCGCGCAATTACTCAATCACCAACCGCAGCGGCGCGTCGATACTGGGATATGACGACGCCCTGCGCATCAACAGCAATTTCGCCAGCGGCAGCATCCTGATCGACAACAGCGGCACGATCCGCTCCAGTACTGGCCAAGGCATTGACCTGGACGCAGTGCGCAGTGCCGGCGTGACCACCACCATTTACAACCGTGCTGGCGCGCTGATCCGCGGCGACGCCAGCGACGGTATCAAGACCGGCGGCAACGCGACGCTCTACAACTACGGCAAGATATCCACAGGTGACTCGCTCACCGACGACCAGAAATACGACGGCGTGGACATCGACTCCGCAACCGGCGTGACGGTGTACAACTACGGCGATATCAGCGGTGGCCGCCACGGCATCACCACCGATTTGGGCGCCACGCTCTACAACTACGGCACCCTGACCGGGCGCAATGGCTCAGGCTTCGGCTCGGATGGCGATGGCACGGTGTATAACCACGGCACCATCACCGGCGCCTACTCGGGCCTGAAAACCAACGGCGATGGGGACGGCGTGGACATCGATGGTGTCGGCCATGTGGAAAACTATGGCGTGATCCAGGGGACCGGCGCCGGCGGTGTGGATAAAAACGGCTTTGCCAATGGCAGCGAAGGGATTGCCATGGGTGGCGGCTATATTCTCAACGCCAGCGGTGCGCTGATCAGCGGCGCCAATAACGCCATCCTGGTCGACGACGGCAGCGATGGCCCAGGGGTGGCGGCCACCTATTTGGAAAACCACGGCACCATCCAGGGCCTGGCTGGCTTTGGCGTGAAGTTCGTGGGCGAGTACGCCGACACCGTGGTCAACGACGGCTTGATCAGTGGCAGCAATGGCCTGGCCCTGAGCCTGGGTGGCGGCAACGACACCTTGATCCTGCGCAGCGGCAGCCGCTTCGACGGCCTGGTGGACGGTGGCAGCGGCTACGACAGTGTGATCCTCGACGATGCGCGGGGTGGCAGCTTTGGCGCCAGCCAAAATTTCGAGTGGCTGAACGTCAGCCAAGGCACCTGGACCCTTACCGGACTGGGCGACTTCAGCGACGGCGGCGAAGTGGCCAGCGGGGCCAAGCTGATCAACCAGGGCAGTATTGCCGGCACCCTGACCGTCGATAGCGGCGGCGTGTATGCCGGAGGCGGACGGGTCGGTAACCTGACCCTCGCGAGCGGCGCCACCCTGGCCTTTGCCGTCAGCGCCGATGGCAGCAGCACGCCGGTGCAGGTCACCGGCACTGCAAACCTCAATGGCGCAACGCTGGCGATCAATCCAAGCCCAGGCGAGTACCCCTGGCAAAACCACTACGCCGTACTGCAGGCCGGTAGCGTGAATGGCACCTTCGCCAAGGTGACCAGCGACTATGCCTTCCTGACCCCAACGCTAAGCTATACGCCGACCCAGGTCGACCTGGAATACGATCGCAACGACATTGCCTTCGCCAGCTACGCCAGCACCGCTAATGGCGCCAATGCCGCCAGCAGCCTGGCGGGCCTGAGCCAAGGCGCCCTGTACAACGCCTTGCTCAATACCACCACCGCGACCGCAGGCGCCGCTATCGAGCAACTGTCGGGCAACAGCACCGCGAGCCTGGGCGCTGCCACGTTGACTGGCGCGGCCCAAGTAGGCAGCACCATGCTCGCGGCCATGCAACAGATGGGTAGCGGCAGCAGCCTGCTGGTGGGGCTCAACGCCAAGGAAGGCCCGGTGCTGGCCTCCAATGGCGTGCCCGACAGCGCCCGCAACCTCAATGACCCGAATGCACAATCGCGCGTTTGGGTTCAGGCGCTGGGCAGCTATGGCAAGCTCGACGGTGCAAACGGCGGCAGCGCGCTCACCCAACGCACGCGCGGCAGCGTGCTTGGCGCCGACTGGGCAGCCACCAGCGACTGGCGGATTGGCGTATTGGGCGGCTATTCCAAAACCGATCTGGACACCACCGGCGTCGACGGCTCGGTAGACAGCTGGCACCTGGGCGCCTACGCACAACGCTTGAGCGGCCCATACGCCCTGCGACTGGGCGCGGCTTACAGCACCCACGATGGCGACAGTAAACGTGAAGTGGCCTTCAATGGTTTCACGGACACACCACGCGGCGACTACGACGCCAACAGCCAGCAGGCCTTTGCCGAACTGGGCTACAGCTTGGGCCGCGGCCGCCTCAGCGCCGAGCCATTCGCCAACCTTGGTTACCAGCGCTACCACCGCGACCGCTACAGCGAAAAAGGCGGCGCCGCAGCATTGCAGGTGGATGCCACCACCCAGGACAACTTCAGCAGCACCTTGGGCGTGCGCCTTGCCCACCTGAGCCAACTGGACAACGGCATCAGCCTGACCCCGCGCATGAGCCTGGGCTGGCGGCACACTTATGGCGATGTCGACAGCACCACCCGGCAGGCGTTTCTGCAGGGTGGCAGTGCCTTCAGCGTGCAGGGTACGGCGCTGGACCGGGACAGTCTGCTGGTCGAGGCCGGAGTGGATGTAGGGCTGACCGCACGGCAAAGCGTCGGGTTGGGGTATAGCGGGGAGATGGGCAGTAATAGCCAAAATCATGCGGTAATAGGGCAATATCAGTTCAGGTTTTGA
- the oadA gene encoding sodium-extruding oxaloacetate decarboxylase subunit alpha has protein sequence MSKKIFVTDTILRDAHQSLLATRMRTEDMLPICDKLDKVGYWSLEVWGGATFDACVRFLKEDPWERLRQLRAALPNTRLQMLLRGQNLLGYRHYSDDVVKAFVAKAAVNGIDVFRIFDAMNDVRNLRVAIEAVKAAGKHAQGTIAYTTSPVHTIGAFVAQAKQMEAMGCDSVAIKDMAGLLTPYATGELVKALKAEQSLPVFIHSHDTAGLAAMCQLKAVENGADHIDTAISSFAWGTSHPGTESMVAALKGSEFDTGLSLELLQEIGLYFYAVRKKYHQFESEFTAVDTRVQVNQVPGGMISNLANQLKEQGALNRMGEVLAEIPRVREDLGFPPLVTPTSQIVGTQAFFNVLAGERYKTITNEVKLYLQGGYGKAPGTVNEKLRRQAIGSEEVIDVRPADLLKPEMTKLRAEIGTLAKSEEDVLTYAMFPDIGRKFLEERAAGTLTPEVLLPIPEAGGVSSAGGEGVPTEFVIDVHGETYRVDITGVGVKAEGKRHFYLSIDGMPEEVVFEPLNEFVGGGSSKRKQATAPGHVSTTMPGNIVDVLVKEGDTVKAGQAVLITEAMKMETEVQSAIAGKVTAIHVAKGDRVNPGEILIEIEG, from the coding sequence ATGTCCAAGAAGATCTTCGTAACCGACACCATCCTGCGCGACGCCCACCAGTCCCTGCTGGCTACCCGCATGCGCACCGAAGACATGCTGCCGATCTGCGACAAGCTCGACAAGGTCGGCTACTGGTCGCTGGAAGTCTGGGGCGGCGCCACCTTCGATGCTTGCGTGCGCTTCCTCAAAGAAGACCCGTGGGAGCGCCTGCGCCAACTGCGCGCCGCGCTGCCCAACACACGCCTGCAAATGCTGCTGCGTGGCCAGAACCTGCTGGGCTACCGCCACTACAGCGATGACGTGGTCAAAGCCTTTGTTGCCAAGGCGGCGGTCAACGGCATCGACGTGTTCCGTATTTTCGATGCCATGAACGACGTGCGTAACCTTCGCGTGGCCATCGAGGCGGTAAAGGCTGCCGGCAAGCATGCCCAGGGCACCATCGCCTACACCACCAGCCCGGTGCACACCATCGGCGCGTTCGTGGCCCAGGCCAAGCAAATGGAAGCCATGGGTTGCGACTCGGTGGCGATCAAGGACATGGCCGGCCTGCTGACCCCATACGCCACTGGCGAACTGGTCAAGGCGCTGAAAGCCGAGCAGTCGCTGCCGGTGTTCATCCACTCACACGACACCGCTGGCCTTGCCGCCATGTGCCAGCTCAAGGCTGTCGAAAACGGCGCCGACCATATCGACACGGCAATCTCCAGTTTTGCCTGGGGCACCAGCCACCCAGGTACCGAGTCGATGGTCGCCGCCCTTAAAGGCAGCGAGTTCGACACCGGCCTGAGCCTGGAATTGCTGCAGGAAATCGGCCTGTACTTCTATGCCGTGCGCAAGAAGTACCACCAGTTCGAAAGCGAATTCACCGCCGTCGATACCCGCGTGCAGGTGAACCAGGTGCCAGGCGGGATGATTTCCAACCTGGCCAACCAGCTCAAGGAGCAGGGCGCACTGAACCGTATGGGCGAAGTGTTGGCCGAGATCCCGCGCGTGCGTGAAGACCTGGGCTTCCCGCCACTGGTGACACCGACCTCGCAAATCGTCGGCACCCAGGCATTTTTCAACGTGCTGGCCGGCGAGCGCTACAAAACCATCACCAACGAAGTGAAGCTGTACCTGCAAGGCGGCTACGGCAAGGCACCAGGCACGGTCAACGAGAAGTTGCGGCGCCAGGCCATCGGCAGCGAAGAAGTCATCGACGTGCGCCCGGCTGACCTGCTCAAGCCGGAAATGACCAAGCTGCGCGCTGAAATCGGCACCTTGGCCAAGTCCGAAGAAGACGTGCTGACCTATGCCATGTTCCCGGACATCGGGCGCAAGTTCCTGGAAGAGCGTGCGGCCGGCACCTTGACCCCGGAAGTACTGCTGCCAATTCCCGAGGCGGGCGGCGTGAGCTCGGCCGGCGGCGAAGGCGTGCCTACCGAGTTCGTCATCGACGTGCACGGCGAGACCTACCGCGTCGATATTACCGGCGTGGGCGTGAAGGCCGAAGGCAAGCGCCACTTCTACCTGTCCATCGACGGCATGCCGGAAGAAGTGGTGTTCGAACCGCTCAACGAATTCGTCGGTGGCGGCAGCAGCAAGCGCAAGCAGGCCACTGCGCCAGGCCACGTGAGCACCACCATGCCGGGCAACATCGTCGACGTGCTGGTCAAGGAAGGCGACACCGTCAAAGCCGGCCAGGCCGTGTTGATCACCGAAGCGATGAAGATGGAGACCGAAGTGCAATCGGCCATTGCCGGCAAGGTCACCGCCATTCACGTGGCCAAGGGCGACCGGGTCAACCCGGGTGAAATTCTGATTGAAATCGAGGGCTGA